A stretch of the Ascaphus truei isolate aAscTru1 chromosome 4, aAscTru1.hap1, whole genome shotgun sequence genome encodes the following:
- the LOC142492980 gene encoding barrier-to-autointegration factor-like protein — MSLTSQKHRDFVSEPMGDKPVTALAGIGDVLGGKLEELGFDKAYTMLGQFLLLKKNADGLFTDWLKNSCGANVRQADLCASCLKEWCSSFL, encoded by the exons ATGTCTCTCACTTCACAGAAGCACAGAGACTTCGTGTCTGAGCCTATGGGCGATAAACCAGTTACAGCACTAGCTGGCATTGGAGACGTACTTGGAGGCAAATTAGAAGAACTAGGCTTTGATAAG GCATATACGATGCTGGGGCAGTTTCTTCTTCTGAAGAAGAATGCAGACGGCCTCTTCACAGACTGGCTGAAGAATTCCTGCGGGGCAAACGTGCGCCAGGCAGACCTGTGTGCTTCCTGTTTAAAAGAATGGTGTTCGTCTTTTCTATGA